From bacterium, one genomic window encodes:
- a CDS encoding methyltransferase domain-containing protein, with the protein MPIQKSPVDGLSRPIGPPLKWGVTLYSGLSQLYFRSLLRAVIRVGELHRPGLRILDFGCGGGELKKLLPGALVTGYDIRPDLTEVPDWRAVPFDVLVANEVFYSFQEGDLRSLLEELKGRSPRPRLVVGISRRGFLNKMGMVLLGRPQAHAAARLAPMRELAVLQEYGRILGHRGVLGLADAYSLEFR; encoded by the coding sequence TTGCCCATCCAAAAGAGCCCGGTGGACGGGCTTTCCCGTCCTATCGGCCCGCCCCTAAAATGGGGCGTGACCCTTTATTCCGGCCTCTCCCAACTCTATTTCCGGAGCCTTCTTCGCGCGGTCATCCGGGTGGGGGAGCTTCACAGGCCGGGCCTGCGGATCCTCGATTTCGGCTGTGGCGGGGGCGAACTGAAAAAACTCCTCCCTGGGGCCCTGGTCACAGGCTATGACATCCGTCCCGACCTGACCGAGGTGCCCGACTGGCGGGCCGTTCCTTTCGACGTGCTGGTGGCCAACGAGGTCTTCTACTCGTTCCAGGAAGGGGACCTCCGGTCCCTGCTGGAGGAACTGAAGGGGCGGTCCCCTCGACCCCGCCTGGTGGTGGGCATCAGCCGCCGGGGTTTTCTCAACAAAATGGGCATGGTCCTTTTGGGCCGCCCCCAAGCCCACGCCGCCGCCCGGCTCGCGCCCATGAGGGAACTGGCCGTCCTTCAGGAATATGGCCGCATCCTGGGGCACCGCGGCGTCCTGGGCCTGGCCGACGCCTACTCCCTGGAGTTCCGATGA
- the rffA gene encoding dTDP-4-amino-4,6-dideoxygalactose transaminase translates to MNAPIPFHQPILAGNELRYVEESLKSGRLAASGPFSKKASTFLREQLGAAEVFLTTSCTDALEMGVLLLGLEPGDIAILPSFTFVSTALALVRRGVKLIFADIERETFGLDPAHVAELLDDKVKVIVPVHYAGVACDLAGIEKVLGGRPIDLMEDNAQGLFASYQGKPLGSRGRISALSFHETKNLTCGEGGALVVNRTADLDRAHLLYDKGTNRRAFQLGQVDKYSWVDEGSSFGLSDLLAAALWAQLEQRDAIQSRRKTLWGLYHSLLTPAAARLGFQVPRVPPDREQPYHMYYVLLKDRSERDRVLKALGDQGIQATFHYTPLHSAPGAKKHLARPTDCPVTEEVSGRLLRLPFHNALTDDQVRRVAATFLEALERP, encoded by the coding sequence ATGAACGCTCCCATCCCTTTCCATCAACCGATCCTGGCCGGGAACGAACTTCGTTACGTCGAGGAGTCCCTGAAGAGCGGCCGGTTGGCCGCTTCCGGCCCCTTCTCCAAGAAGGCTTCCACCTTTCTGAGGGAGCAACTGGGAGCCGCCGAGGTCTTCCTGACCACCTCCTGCACCGACGCCCTGGAAATGGGCGTCCTTCTGCTCGGCCTGGAGCCCGGGGACATCGCCATCCTGCCTTCCTTCACCTTCGTTTCCACCGCCCTGGCCCTGGTGCGCCGGGGGGTGAAACTCATCTTTGCCGACATCGAGCGGGAGACCTTCGGCCTGGACCCGGCCCATGTGGCAGAACTCCTCGACGACAAGGTCAAGGTGATCGTGCCGGTCCATTACGCCGGGGTGGCCTGCGACCTGGCGGGGATCGAGAAGGTCCTTGGGGGACGCCCCATCGACCTGATGGAGGACAACGCCCAGGGCCTCTTCGCCTCCTATCAAGGCAAGCCCCTGGGGAGCCGGGGACGGATCTCGGCCCTGAGCTTCCATGAGACCAAGAACCTCACCTGTGGCGAGGGCGGGGCCCTGGTGGTCAACCGGACCGCCGATCTGGACCGCGCCCACCTGCTTTACGACAAGGGGACCAACCGCCGGGCCTTCCAATTGGGCCAGGTGGACAAGTATTCCTGGGTGGATGAAGGCTCTTCCTTCGGGCTCTCGGACCTTTTGGCCGCGGCCCTTTGGGCCCAGTTGGAACAGCGGGACGCCATCCAATCCCGGCGCAAGACCCTCTGGGGTCTCTACCACTCGCTTTTGACACCCGCGGCGGCCCGGCTGGGCTTCCAGGTGCCCCGTGTACCGCCGGACCGGGAACAGCCTTATCATATGTACTACGTGTTGCTGAAGGACCGTTCGGAACGGGACCGGGTCCTGAAGGCCCTGGGAGACCAGGGCATCCAAGCCACCTTCCACTACACCCCGCTGCATTCGGCGCCGGGTGCCAAGAAGCACCTGGCCCGTCCCACCGATTGCCCGGTCACCGAGGAAGTGAGCGGGAGGCTGCTGCGCCTTCCCTTCCACAACGCCCTCACCGACGACCAGGTCCGCCGGGTCGCCGCCACCTTCCTGGAGGCCTTGGAGAGACCATGA
- a CDS encoding glycosyltransferase family 2 protein: MNLKPPRSRRTKYSVVIPVFNSASLVGETVDRTAAFLKSQGLDYEIILVNDGSRDGSWDVIRSKALANPRLKAINLLRNYGQHNANLCGFRHTKGDYVITMDDDGQNPPEEIAKLVRKAAEGHDLVFGKFKTKAAPFYRAWGSRAIGLLNRRVFHQPRDLTVSNFRILRRDVVDRICAYRAAFPYITGLALMNSKDRANVEVRHEPRRVGKSNYSALRIAKLVMTILFSYSSFPLRFLAGVGLAVSVGSFLTGLVFLAQGLRHEVQVPGWTTVVVLLSFLNGMTILMLSMLGEYVVRILNQSSNIETYNVTDVVTAP, encoded by the coding sequence ATGAACCTGAAGCCCCCCCGTTCCCGCCGGACGAAATACTCGGTGGTCATCCCGGTCTTCAACAGCGCATCCCTGGTGGGCGAGACGGTGGACCGCACGGCCGCTTTCCTCAAGTCCCAGGGACTCGACTACGAGATCATCCTCGTCAACGATGGGAGCCGGGACGGAAGCTGGGACGTCATCCGTTCGAAGGCGTTGGCCAACCCGCGCCTCAAGGCCATCAACCTGCTGCGCAACTACGGCCAGCACAACGCCAACCTCTGCGGTTTCCGCCACACCAAGGGCGACTACGTCATCACCATGGACGATGACGGCCAGAACCCGCCCGAGGAGATCGCCAAGCTGGTGCGCAAGGCCGCCGAAGGCCACGACCTGGTCTTCGGGAAATTCAAGACCAAGGCCGCCCCCTTTTACCGGGCCTGGGGAAGCCGTGCCATCGGGCTCCTGAACCGCCGTGTCTTCCACCAGCCCCGGGACCTGACGGTGAGCAACTTCCGCATCCTGCGGCGGGACGTGGTGGACCGCATCTGCGCCTACCGGGCGGCCTTTCCCTATATCACGGGACTGGCCTTGATGAATTCGAAGGACCGGGCCAACGTGGAGGTCCGGCACGAACCCCGACGCGTGGGCAAGAGCAACTATTCGGCGCTCCGCATCGCCAAACTGGTCATGACCATCCTCTTCAGCTATTCCAGTTTTCCGCTGAGGTTCCTGGCGGGCGTGGGGCTGGCGGTGTCCGTGGGAAGCTTCCTGACCGGGCTGGTCTTCCTGGCCCAGGGGCTCCGCCACGAGGTGCAGGTGCCCGGCTGGACCACGGTGGTGGTGCTGCTGTCCTTCCTCAACGGCATGACCATCCTGATGCTCTCCATGCTGGGGGAATACGTGGTGCGCATCCTCAACCAGTCCTCCAACATCGAGACCTACAATGTCACCGACGTCGTCACCGCCCCCTAA